A genomic window from Desulfatibacillum aliphaticivorans DSM 15576 includes:
- a CDS encoding 3-dehydroquinate synthase II, which produces MKTIWVKVDPWNKDLVTTALEGGADALMVPEGYAEKVKELGRITTIAPDGDMIPGKDLSTITITSMDDEDQIIQAQAMGPVIVDTPDWSIIPLENLIAKGARVVHPAKSLDEAKTAAGILEHGVWGVLIDTPDTAELKRTLAFLKGEGTTAPVVPVEITEVKAVGMGDRVCVDTCTDMKPGEGMLVGNSSAAMFLIHSESIENPYVAARPFRVNAGAVHAYTKVPGNKTRYLSELSAGDEVLITDYKGKCSIGVVGRLKIEKRPLLLITAKAGDKKITTICQNAETIRLVATDGKPLSVVALKPGDKVLASLEEGGRHFGHKIKETITEK; this is translated from the coding sequence ATGAAAACCATTTGGGTAAAAGTGGATCCCTGGAACAAAGACCTTGTCACCACCGCCCTGGAGGGCGGCGCGGACGCGCTCATGGTTCCCGAGGGGTACGCTGAAAAAGTCAAGGAACTGGGCCGGATAACCACCATCGCTCCGGATGGAGACATGATTCCCGGCAAGGACTTGAGCACCATCACCATTACCAGCATGGACGACGAAGACCAGATTATCCAGGCTCAGGCCATGGGGCCGGTCATTGTGGACACGCCGGACTGGAGCATCATCCCCCTGGAAAACCTCATCGCCAAAGGCGCCAGGGTGGTGCACCCGGCCAAAAGCCTGGACGAAGCCAAGACCGCCGCCGGCATCCTGGAGCACGGAGTCTGGGGCGTGTTGATCGACACGCCGGACACGGCCGAGCTTAAACGCACCCTGGCCTTTTTAAAAGGCGAAGGGACCACCGCCCCGGTGGTTCCGGTGGAAATCACGGAAGTCAAGGCCGTTGGCATGGGCGACCGGGTGTGCGTGGACACCTGCACGGACATGAAGCCCGGAGAAGGCATGCTGGTGGGCAATTCCTCGGCGGCTATGTTCCTGATTCACTCCGAAAGCATTGAGAATCCCTATGTGGCGGCTCGTCCTTTCAGAGTGAACGCAGGCGCGGTCCATGCCTACACCAAGGTTCCGGGCAATAAAACCCGGTATCTTTCCGAACTCAGCGCAGGGGATGAAGTGCTTATTACGGATTACAAGGGCAAGTGCTCCATCGGCGTTGTGGGCAGGCTGAAAATCGAAAAACGGCCTTTGCTGTTGATTACCGCCAAGGCAGGCGATAAAAAGATTACCACCATTTGCCAAAACGCCGAAACCATCCGCCTTGTGGCGACCGACGGCAAGCCCCTTTCCGTGGTGGCTCTCAAGCCGGGCGATAAAGTGCTGGCCAGCCTCGAAGAAGGCGGGCGTCACTTCGGCCATAAAATCAAGGAGACCATAACGGAAAAATGA
- a CDS encoding HNH endonuclease gives MMRPVKKGGRPKDKNGKEVRFTKYAKARGLLIECLGEYCSYCEMHLDASLAVEHVQPKSVNPSKELDWDNFLLACTNCNSTKGNKEIIEGRYLWPDKDNTFAAFKYTDEGLVFPADSLPEALERKARDTISLTGLNKTPLNSKASDRRWLNRRETWGMAEESKKDLCTNNTEQMRKQITRTAMASGYWSIWMTVFQDDPDMVRRFIDSHPGTCRECFDESDNFKPAPRPGGIC, from the coding sequence ATGATGAGGCCGGTGAAAAAAGGAGGGCGCCCAAAGGATAAAAACGGAAAAGAAGTCAGGTTCACCAAATATGCAAAAGCGAGAGGTCTGCTTATAGAATGTCTGGGCGAGTATTGCTCCTATTGCGAGATGCATCTGGACGCCTCTCTGGCGGTGGAACATGTACAGCCGAAATCAGTGAATCCCAGCAAAGAACTGGACTGGGATAACTTTCTCCTCGCCTGTACTAACTGCAATTCCACCAAAGGAAACAAGGAAATTATTGAAGGCCGCTATTTATGGCCTGACAAGGATAATACATTCGCAGCTTTCAAGTATACGGATGAAGGGCTTGTTTTCCCCGCAGATAGTTTACCTGAAGCCTTGGAACGGAAAGCACGTGACACCATTTCATTAACGGGTTTAAACAAGACGCCCTTGAATAGCAAGGCCTCGGACCGCAGATGGTTGAACCGAAGAGAAACATGGGGCATGGCCGAGGAATCGAAAAAGGATTTGTGCACAAACAATACAGAACAAATGAGGAAGCAAATAACCCGCACGGCAATGGCCAGCGGTTACTGGAGCATCTGGATGACGGTTTTTCAGGACGACCCGGACATGGTGCGCCGTTTTATTGATTCCCACCCCGGAACATGCCGAGAGTGCTTTGATGAGTCCGACAATTTCAAACCCGCGCCCAGACCGGGAGGAATATGCTAA
- a CDS encoding 2-amino-3,7-dideoxy-D-threo-hept-6-ulosonate synthase: MTFVGKQIRMERILNRKTRRTVLVPMDHGISVGPIDGLQDMKTAINSVAAGGANAVVVHKGLVMEGHRGDGPDIGLIIHLSASTSLSPFPNAKTLICTMEEAIKLGADAVSIHVNLGDGLEKDMLRDFGEISYQARTWGMPLLAMIYPRGEKIVDEYDVKYVKHAARLGHEMGADIVKVPYTGTPDSFYEVTSGCAVPVVIAGGAKMDSDRDILEMVKGSVEAGGAGVSIGRNVFQHAAPVKIVRAISSIVHDDATVEQALELL, from the coding sequence ATGACCTTCGTTGGAAAACAAATCAGGATGGAACGCATTCTCAACCGAAAAACCCGCCGCACCGTGTTGGTTCCCATGGATCACGGCATTTCGGTCGGCCCCATTGACGGGCTGCAAGACATGAAAACCGCCATTAATTCCGTGGCCGCGGGCGGCGCAAACGCGGTGGTGGTTCATAAAGGACTGGTCATGGAAGGCCACCGGGGCGACGGACCGGACATCGGGCTCATCATCCACCTTTCAGCATCCACCTCCCTTTCCCCTTTCCCCAACGCAAAAACCCTTATCTGCACCATGGAAGAAGCCATCAAACTGGGCGCGGACGCCGTTTCCATCCATGTGAATCTGGGCGATGGCCTGGAAAAGGACATGCTCAGGGATTTCGGCGAAATCAGCTACCAAGCGCGCACATGGGGCATGCCTCTGCTTGCCATGATCTACCCTCGCGGCGAAAAAATCGTGGATGAATACGATGTCAAATACGTCAAGCACGCCGCCCGCCTGGGCCACGAGATGGGCGCTGACATCGTCAAGGTGCCTTACACCGGTACGCCTGACTCCTTCTACGAGGTCACCTCCGGCTGCGCCGTTCCCGTGGTTATTGCAGGCGGCGCCAAAATGGATTCGGATCGCGACATCCTGGAAATGGTCAAAGGCTCCGTGGAAGCCGGCGGCGCAGGCGTTTCCATCGGCCGGAACGTGTTCCAGCATGCCGCTCCGGTAAAAATCGTTCGCGCCATTTCATCCATTGTGCATGATGATGCAACCGTCGAGCAAGCCCTGGAACTCCTCTAA